Proteins found in one Poecilia reticulata strain Guanapo linkage group LG6, Guppy_female_1.0+MT, whole genome shotgun sequence genomic segment:
- the phf21ab gene encoding PHD finger protein 21A isoform X5, whose protein sequence is MLQLDGFPTGEGVQADRSAGRLTGSMMELQTLQEALKVEIQIHQKLVAQMKQDPQNADLKKQLHELQAKITALSEKQKKVVEQLRKELLVKQEPEAKLQLQVQAAPVGGDLKPTNLLQSQQIPGGLQQTLTVTPVLTAKTLVLKAAATPALPALPGAILSQRPPTVAMVTTAITKPDSQSVPINLQVASRLTNQSSEPVRLVSKNAVVLQATTTSSSAQPIRVPQFVPPPRLTPRPTFQPQVRPRLATPTNVPIAPAPPPPMMAAPQLLQRPVMLATKLATSLPSAAPIHQVRIVNGQPCGKTGATPLTGIVITTPVTATPTRLASPAQALTNPAPLPIPPPTAPPIQISSLISEPKLFISPNLNLLSSPSSSSSSSSQQTVKLEAAEQKASAVSLPSSSTPPLSPPPRPRKEENPEKLAFMVSLGLVTHDHLEEIQSKRQERKRRTTANPVYSGAVFEPERKKSAVSYLNSPLHQGTRKRANEDSLSKILKKEEAIPWPGTLAIVHSYIAYKEAKEEEKQKLMKWSSELKLEREQLEQRVKQLSNSITKCMETKNTILARQKEMQLSLDKVKHLIRLIQAFNFNQALAETEGKDVRVQDGARVVVGSGAAAEVGATGKLVVSSSLVSSKQEEQQTETAAATGGGGDGNSTVLTNCPAAGAGVAPGLGGHTETTPCVEVQPKPETEAAPAAPAKVATTNGTTELPPCPAHSPAAAENKISAVNPAETAVEKKQEELSDGSNNSKTSEPSQHSLPALLSSLDDKK, encoded by the exons ATGCTTCAGTTGGATGGTTTTCCTACTGGAGAAGGTGTTCAG GCTGATCGATCGGCTGGCAGACTGACTGGATCCATGATGGAACTACAGACGCTACAGGAGGCTCTGAAGGTGGAGATCCAGATCCATCAG aaacTGGTGGCTCAGATGAAGCAGGACCCGCAG aacGCAGATCTGAAGAAGCAGCTCCACGAACTCCAGGCAAAGATCACAGCACTCAGCGAGAAGCAG aaaaAGGTGGTGGAGCAGCTGAGGAAGGAGCTGCTGGTGAAGCAGGAACCAGAGGCcaaactgcagctgcaggttcAAGCTGCTCCAGTAGGGGGCGACCTGAAGCCGACCAACCTGCTGCAGAGCCAGCAGATACCTGGAGGACTGCAGCAG ACGCTGACGGTCACGCCGGTCCTCACCGCCAAGACCCTGGTGCTCAAAGCCGCCGCCACGCCCGCCCTGCCCGCCCTGCCTGGCGCCATCCTGTCGCAGCGCCCGCCCACCGTCGCTATGGTAACCACAGCCATCACCAAGCCCGACTCGCAGAGCGTCCCCATCAACCTGCAGGTGGCCAGCCggctgaccaatcagagctcgGAGCCCGTGCGGCTGGTGTCCAAGAACGCCGTGGTG CTGCAGgccaccaccacctcctcctccgcccagccaatcagagttcCTCAGTTTGTCCCTCCTCCTAGACTGACGCCTCGGCCCACCTTTCAGCCACAG GTCAGGCCGAGGCTGGCCACACCCACCAACGTCCCCATCGCCCCGGCCCCTCCCCCACCCATGATGGCGGCCccccagctgctgcagaggcCCGTCATGCTGGCCACCAAGCTGGCGACCTCGCTGCCCTCGGCCGCACCCATCCACCAGGTCCGCATCGTGAACGGGCAGCCGTGCGGCAAGACGGGCGCCACCCCGCTGACCGGCATTGTCATCACCACGCCCGTCACTGCCACGCCCACGCGGCTTGCAAGCCCCGCCCAGGCTCTGACTAACCCCGCCCCTCTCCCCATTCCCCCGCCTACAGCCCCACCCATCCAGATCAGCAGCCTGATCTCTGAACCCAAG CTCTTCATCTCTCCAAACCTTAACCTGCTGTCgtcaccttcctcctcctcctcatcctcctctcaGCAGACTGTTAAACTGgaagcagcagaacagaaagCAAGCGCGGTTAGCCTGCCGTCCTCCTCCACTCCGCCTCTCTCTCCACCTCCTCGACCCAGAAAGGAGGAGAACCCCGAA AAACTGGCCTTCATGGTGTCTCTGGGCCTCGTCACACACGACCACCTGGAAG AGATCCAGAGCAAACggcaggagaggaagaggagaacgACGGCCAACCCGGTGTACAGCGGAGCCGTGTTCGAGCCTGAG aggaAAAAGAGTGCAGTGAGTTACCTGAACAGCCCTCTGCACCAGGGGACCAGGAAGAGAG CCAACGAAGACTCCCTTTCCAAG AtcctgaaaaaagaagaagccatTCCCTGGCCCGGCACCCTGGCTATCGTTCATTCCTACATCGCATACAAAGAAG CTAAAGAAGAGGAGAAGCAGAAGCTGATGAAGTGGAGCTCGGAGCTGAAACTGGAGCGTGAGCAGCTGGAACAGAGAGTCAAGCAGCTCAGTAACTCCATAACG AAGTGCATGGAGACCAAAAACACCATTCTGGCTCGTCAGAAGGAGATGCAGCTTTCCCTGGACAAAGTCAAGCATCTCATTCGCCTCATCCAAGCCTTCAACTTCAACCAGGCCCTGGCGGAGACGGAGGGAAAGGACGTCCGGGTGCAGGACGGCGCTCGGGTCGTTGTTGgctctggagctgcagctgaagtcGGTGCGACGGGGAAGCTGGTGGTGAGCAGCTCTCTGGTCAGCAGCAaacaggaggagcagcagacagaaacagcagcagcaacaggaggaggaggagacggcaACAGCACAGTGCTGACTAACTGCCCCGCTGCTGGGGCAGGGGTTGCGCCGGGGTTAGGGGGTCACACAGAGACCACTCCTTGTGTGGAGGTTCAGCCCAAGCCTGAGACTGAGGCAGCTCCTGCGGCTCCTGCAAAGGTTGCCACCACCAACGGTACGACGGAGCTGCCGCCATGCCCTGCCCACAGCCCTGCCGCCGCTGAGAACAAGATATCTGCTGTGAACCCTGCAGAGACGGCGGTGGAGAAGAAGCAGGAGGAGCTCAGCGACggcagcaacaacagcaaaaccTCAGAACCCTCCCAGCATTCTTTGCCAGCTCTGCTTAGCAGTTTGGACGATAAAAAGTAA